One segment of Macrotis lagotis isolate mMagLag1 chromosome 1, bilby.v1.9.chrom.fasta, whole genome shotgun sequence DNA contains the following:
- the SDCBP2 gene encoding syntenin-2 isoform X1, producing the protein MSALYPSLEDLKVDKIYQAQASEIPKMLALPAQETSSSQPVLYPNLAELGSYMGLSLSSQEVQENLSLTPESNNQVATPTIQGQMIAPVTGNNLGIRRAEIKPGVREIHLCKDEKGKTGLRLQAIDKGLFVQFVQANTPASLVGLRFGDQILQINGRDCAGWSAAKAHKVVKKASAEKIVMIVRDRPFQRTVTLHKDSSGFVGFVMKKGKVVSIVKGSSAAQNGLLTNHYICEVNGQNVIGLKDKETTEILATGGNVITLTIIPTVIYEHMIKKLSSSLLHTSMDHSIPDI; encoded by the exons GCTCAGGCTTCTGAGATTCCCAAGATGCTGGCCCTCCCAGCCCAGGAAACTTCATCCTCACAACCTG TTTTGTACCCAAATTTGGCTGAATTAGGAAGTTACATGGGTCTTTCTCTGTCAAGTCAAGAAGTCCAAGAGAACCTGTCCCTGACTCCAGAAAGCAATAAT CAAGTAGCCACGCCTACCATACAAGGGCAGATGATAGCCCCAGTGACTGGAAATAACCTGGGCATTCGAAGAGCTGAGATCAAGCCAGGCGTACGAGAGATCCACCTGTGCAAGGATGAGAAGGGGAAGACTGGGTTGCGACTGCAAGCTATTGACAAG GGCCTGTTTGTCCAGTTCGTTCAGGCCAATACTCCAGCCTCCCTCGTGGGCCTGCGCTTTGGGGACCAGATCCTGCAAATTAATGGGAGAGACTGTGCAGGGTGGAGTGCAGCCAAGGCCCACAAAGTGGTGAAGAAAGCCTCAGCTGAGAAGATTGTCATGATTGTGAGGGACAG GCCTTTCCAGAGGACTGTCACCCTGCACAAAGATAGCAGTGGCTTTGTGGGTTTTGTGATGAAGAAGGGGAAAGTTGTTTCCATTGTCAAAGGCAGCTCTGCAGCCCAAAATGGGCTCCTTACCAACCACTATATCTGTGAAGTGAATGGGCAGAATGTCATTGGATTAAAG GACAAAGAGACTACAGAGATCCTGGCCACAGGCGGAAATGTGATCACCCTGACCATCATCCCTACAGTGATTTATGAGCACATGATTAAAAA gctTTCTTCGAGCCTGCTGCATACTTCCATGGATCATTCTATTCCGGATATTTGA
- the SDCBP2 gene encoding syntenin-2 isoform X2 — translation MIAPVTGNNLGIRRAEIKPGVREIHLCKDEKGKTGLRLQAIDKGLFVQFVQANTPASLVGLRFGDQILQINGRDCAGWSAAKAHKVVKKASAEKIVMIVRDRPFQRTVTLHKDSSGFVGFVMKKGKVVSIVKGSSAAQNGLLTNHYICEVNGQNVIGLKDKETTEILATGGNVITLTIIPTVIYEHMIKKLSSSLLHTSMDHSIPDI, via the exons ATGATAGCCCCAGTGACTGGAAATAACCTGGGCATTCGAAGAGCTGAGATCAAGCCAGGCGTACGAGAGATCCACCTGTGCAAGGATGAGAAGGGGAAGACTGGGTTGCGACTGCAAGCTATTGACAAG GGCCTGTTTGTCCAGTTCGTTCAGGCCAATACTCCAGCCTCCCTCGTGGGCCTGCGCTTTGGGGACCAGATCCTGCAAATTAATGGGAGAGACTGTGCAGGGTGGAGTGCAGCCAAGGCCCACAAAGTGGTGAAGAAAGCCTCAGCTGAGAAGATTGTCATGATTGTGAGGGACAG GCCTTTCCAGAGGACTGTCACCCTGCACAAAGATAGCAGTGGCTTTGTGGGTTTTGTGATGAAGAAGGGGAAAGTTGTTTCCATTGTCAAAGGCAGCTCTGCAGCCCAAAATGGGCTCCTTACCAACCACTATATCTGTGAAGTGAATGGGCAGAATGTCATTGGATTAAAG GACAAAGAGACTACAGAGATCCTGGCCACAGGCGGAAATGTGATCACCCTGACCATCATCCCTACAGTGATTTATGAGCACATGATTAAAAA gctTTCTTCGAGCCTGCTGCATACTTCCATGGATCATTCTATTCCGGATATTTGA
- the SNPH gene encoding syntaphilin isoform X1, with translation MPGGGPSERMTWPGPAMPPAGPTRPFSSAAAPIPPLTRTRSLMAMSLPGSRRPSTGSRSRGLYGRNGLAVFSQCSPSSDTQLGPPPLLPASRRTSPPVSMRDTYGTSSLSSSSNSGSYKGSDSSPTPRRSMKYTLCSDNHGIKPPTPEQYLTPLQQKEVCIRHLRARLKDTQDRLQDRDSEIDDLKTQLSRMQEDWIEEECHRVEAQLALKEARKEIRQLKQVIDTVKNNLIDKDKGLQKYFVDINIQNKKLETLLHSMEVAQNGTVKEDGTGGSSGGSPARSLTRSSTYTKLSDQAPGDRNADLQSVSTEEVGDSGFAAADDTLSRTELLEASSLLSSGVDCGPDEGSLQSSFTLGSRLPTSSTYEKLLGGSGGGVEAGVQASCLQERAIQTDFVHYQPDLDTILEKVMKSQACGLASPSPSPAWAPAPALDMEDGGAGIEMPSGFPGPMDLIPADPNSAVVVTVGEEPMVAPVTHGPSPHMPSLNPSVSIACPVDEEAGEVVPEPKSYWSRHFIVDLLAVVVPAVPTVAWLCRSQRRQGQPIYNISSLLRGCCTVALHSIRKISCRSVSTSGPVGTGGSSQL, from the exons ATGCCAGGCGGTGGCCCCAGCGAGAGGATGACCTGGCCAGGGCCGGCCATGCCCCCAGCCGGCCCAACCCGCCCTTTCTCCTCAGCCGCGGCACCCATCCCGCCCCTCACCAGGACCCGCAGCCTCATGGCCATGTCCCTGCCTGGGAGCAGAAGGCCCTCCACTGGATCTCGCAG CCGGGGACTGTATGGACGAAATGGGCTGGCCGTGTTCTCTCAATGTTCACCATCCTCTGACACCCAGCTTGGGCCTCCACCtcttcttcctgcctccaggcgtACCTCACCCCCTGTCAGCATGCGGGATACCTATGGTACCTCCTcactcagcagcagcagcaactcTGGCTCCTATAAGGGCAGTGACAGCAGCCCCACCCCAAG GCGTTCGATGAAGTATACCCTATGTAGCGATAACCATGGCATCAAACCTCCTACCCCGGAGCAGTACCTGACGCCCCTGCAGCAAAAAGAGGTCTGTATCCGACACCTGAGAGCTCGACTCAAAGACACACAGGATCGCCTTCAGGACAG GGATTCAGAGATCGATGACCTAAAGACCCAGCTATCTCGTATGCAAGAAGACTGGATTGAGGAGGAATGCCACCGAGTTGAGGCCCAGCTAGCTCTGAAGGAGGCCCGCAAGGAGATCCGACAGCTCAAGCAGGTGATTGACACAGTTAAGAACAATCTCATTGACAAAGACAAGGGGCTGCAGAAGTATTTTGTTGACATCAACATCCAGAACAAGAAGTTAGAGACCTTATTACATAGCATGGAGGTGGCCCAGAATGGGACAGTCAAAGAGGATGGGACTGGGGGGTCTTCAGGGGGCTCTCCTGCCCGATCCCTGACCCGAAGCTCCACCTACACCAAGCTGAGTGACCAGGCCCCCGGAGACCGCAATGCTGACCTTCAGAGTGTGTCCACGGAAGAGGTAGGAGACAGTGGCTTTGCCGCAGCTGATGACACACTGAGCCGGACGGAACTGTTGGAGGCAAGCAGCCTGCTCTCTTCTGGGGTAGACTGTGGCCCAGATGAGGGCTCCTTGCAGAGTTCCTTCACCTTGGGCTCCCGACTTCCAACCAGCTCCACATATGAGAAGCTGCTAGGGGGCAGTGGTGGAGGTGTGGAGGCTGGCGTACAGGCCAGTTGCCTGCAAGAGCGGGCCATCCAGACAGACTTTGTGCATTATCAACCTGACCTAGACACTATCCTGGAGAAGGTGATGAAGTCACAGGCCTGTGGACTGGCCAGCCCCAGCCCTAGCCCAGCCTGggccccagccccagccctggaCATGGAGGATGGAGGGGCTGGCATAGAAATGCCCTCAGGTTTCCCAGGGCCCATGGACCTGATACCAGCTGACCCTAATTCAGCAGTAGTGGTGACAGTAGGAGAGGAGCCCATGGTGGCCCCAGTGACCCATGGCCCTTCCCCACACATGCCCAGCCTCAACCCATCAGTGAGCATTGCCTGTCCTGTGGATGAAGAGGCTGGTGAGGTTGTACCTGAGCCTAAAAGCTATTGGAGTCGCCACTTCATTGTGGATCTCCTTGCAGTGGTGGTGCCAGCGGTGCCAACAGTGGCCTGGCTATGCCGGTCCCAGCGGCGCCAAGGCCAGCCCATATACAATATCAGCTCCCTGCTTCGGGGATGCTGTACTGTGGCCTTGCACTCCATCCGCAAGATTAGCTGCCGTTCTGTGAGCACTTCGGGGCCTGTAGGCACCGGGGGCAGCTCCCAGCTGTGA
- the SNPH gene encoding syntaphilin isoform X2 — protein sequence MPGGGPSERMTWPGPAMPPAGPTRPFSSAAAPIPPLTRTRSLMAMSLPGSRRPSTGSRRRTSPPVSMRDTYGTSSLSSSSNSGSYKGSDSSPTPRRSMKYTLCSDNHGIKPPTPEQYLTPLQQKEVCIRHLRARLKDTQDRLQDRDSEIDDLKTQLSRMQEDWIEEECHRVEAQLALKEARKEIRQLKQVIDTVKNNLIDKDKGLQKYFVDINIQNKKLETLLHSMEVAQNGTVKEDGTGGSSGGSPARSLTRSSTYTKLSDQAPGDRNADLQSVSTEEVGDSGFAAADDTLSRTELLEASSLLSSGVDCGPDEGSLQSSFTLGSRLPTSSTYEKLLGGSGGGVEAGVQASCLQERAIQTDFVHYQPDLDTILEKVMKSQACGLASPSPSPAWAPAPALDMEDGGAGIEMPSGFPGPMDLIPADPNSAVVVTVGEEPMVAPVTHGPSPHMPSLNPSVSIACPVDEEAGEVVPEPKSYWSRHFIVDLLAVVVPAVPTVAWLCRSQRRQGQPIYNISSLLRGCCTVALHSIRKISCRSVSTSGPVGTGGSSQL from the exons ATGCCAGGCGGTGGCCCCAGCGAGAGGATGACCTGGCCAGGGCCGGCCATGCCCCCAGCCGGCCCAACCCGCCCTTTCTCCTCAGCCGCGGCACCCATCCCGCCCCTCACCAGGACCCGCAGCCTCATGGCCATGTCCCTGCCTGGGAGCAGAAGGCCCTCCACTGGATCTCGCAG gcgtACCTCACCCCCTGTCAGCATGCGGGATACCTATGGTACCTCCTcactcagcagcagcagcaactcTGGCTCCTATAAGGGCAGTGACAGCAGCCCCACCCCAAG GCGTTCGATGAAGTATACCCTATGTAGCGATAACCATGGCATCAAACCTCCTACCCCGGAGCAGTACCTGACGCCCCTGCAGCAAAAAGAGGTCTGTATCCGACACCTGAGAGCTCGACTCAAAGACACACAGGATCGCCTTCAGGACAG GGATTCAGAGATCGATGACCTAAAGACCCAGCTATCTCGTATGCAAGAAGACTGGATTGAGGAGGAATGCCACCGAGTTGAGGCCCAGCTAGCTCTGAAGGAGGCCCGCAAGGAGATCCGACAGCTCAAGCAGGTGATTGACACAGTTAAGAACAATCTCATTGACAAAGACAAGGGGCTGCAGAAGTATTTTGTTGACATCAACATCCAGAACAAGAAGTTAGAGACCTTATTACATAGCATGGAGGTGGCCCAGAATGGGACAGTCAAAGAGGATGGGACTGGGGGGTCTTCAGGGGGCTCTCCTGCCCGATCCCTGACCCGAAGCTCCACCTACACCAAGCTGAGTGACCAGGCCCCCGGAGACCGCAATGCTGACCTTCAGAGTGTGTCCACGGAAGAGGTAGGAGACAGTGGCTTTGCCGCAGCTGATGACACACTGAGCCGGACGGAACTGTTGGAGGCAAGCAGCCTGCTCTCTTCTGGGGTAGACTGTGGCCCAGATGAGGGCTCCTTGCAGAGTTCCTTCACCTTGGGCTCCCGACTTCCAACCAGCTCCACATATGAGAAGCTGCTAGGGGGCAGTGGTGGAGGTGTGGAGGCTGGCGTACAGGCCAGTTGCCTGCAAGAGCGGGCCATCCAGACAGACTTTGTGCATTATCAACCTGACCTAGACACTATCCTGGAGAAGGTGATGAAGTCACAGGCCTGTGGACTGGCCAGCCCCAGCCCTAGCCCAGCCTGggccccagccccagccctggaCATGGAGGATGGAGGGGCTGGCATAGAAATGCCCTCAGGTTTCCCAGGGCCCATGGACCTGATACCAGCTGACCCTAATTCAGCAGTAGTGGTGACAGTAGGAGAGGAGCCCATGGTGGCCCCAGTGACCCATGGCCCTTCCCCACACATGCCCAGCCTCAACCCATCAGTGAGCATTGCCTGTCCTGTGGATGAAGAGGCTGGTGAGGTTGTACCTGAGCCTAAAAGCTATTGGAGTCGCCACTTCATTGTGGATCTCCTTGCAGTGGTGGTGCCAGCGGTGCCAACAGTGGCCTGGCTATGCCGGTCCCAGCGGCGCCAAGGCCAGCCCATATACAATATCAGCTCCCTGCTTCGGGGATGCTGTACTGTGGCCTTGCACTCCATCCGCAAGATTAGCTGCCGTTCTGTGAGCACTTCGGGGCCTGTAGGCACCGGGGGCAGCTCCCAGCTGTGA